From Cellulomonas dongxiuzhuiae, the proteins below share one genomic window:
- a CDS encoding ABC transporter ATP-binding protein translates to MTTSTSPYIEVKDLAVSYDGQRLAVSDVDLEVGPSEFVAVLGPSGCGKSTLLQVLSGLLAPAAGTATIAGRDVTSTAGAAPRIGYVFQDHRLLPWRTVAQNLEIVLSAAGVPRDQWPERIDRYLRMLRVEAHRDAWPLRLSGGQRQRVSIARALAIDPAVVLMDEPFSTLDEVTARQMRQQLGDLFALRPTPVLFVTHSVREAVFLADRILILTPGPARVLETVTVDVPRPRAYEDATLAAIEAAIVARVVDLWTDVPAEASA, encoded by the coding sequence ATGACGACATCGACATCCCCGTACATCGAGGTCAAGGACCTCGCCGTGAGCTACGACGGGCAGCGGCTCGCCGTCAGCGACGTGGACCTGGAGGTGGGGCCCTCCGAGTTCGTCGCCGTCCTGGGTCCCAGCGGCTGCGGCAAGTCGACGCTGCTGCAGGTGCTGAGCGGCCTTCTGGCCCCGGCCGCCGGGACCGCGACGATCGCCGGGCGCGACGTGACGAGCACCGCAGGTGCCGCGCCGCGGATCGGCTACGTGTTCCAGGACCACCGCCTGCTGCCGTGGCGCACGGTCGCGCAGAACCTCGAGATCGTGCTCTCGGCCGCGGGCGTGCCGCGCGACCAGTGGCCCGAGCGGATCGACCGGTACCTGCGCATGCTCCGGGTCGAGGCGCACCGCGACGCCTGGCCGCTGCGCCTCTCCGGGGGCCAGCGCCAGCGCGTCTCGATCGCGCGCGCCCTCGCCATCGACCCCGCGGTCGTCCTCATGGACGAGCCGTTCTCCACGCTCGACGAGGTCACGGCCCGGCAGATGCGTCAGCAGCTCGGTGACCTGTTCGCGCTGCGCCCGACCCCGGTGCTCTTCGTGACGCACTCGGTCCGGGAGGCGGTCTTCCTCGCGGACCGGATCCTCATCCTCACGCCCGGCCCCGCCCGGGTCCTGGAGACCGTGACCGTGGACGTCCCGCGCCCCCGGGCGTACGAGGACGCCACCCTCGCCGCGATCGAGGCGGCGATCGTCGCGCGCGTCGTCGACCTGTGGACCGACGTCCCGGCCGAGGCCTCGGCATGA
- a CDS encoding HAD family hydrolase → MKRYVLLDHDGVLVDTEHWYYEAGAHALAEAGVTLDKARYLGDMTQGLGTWDQARAAGVDEQTIDRLRAVRDARYQEHLRTQPIEIDGVVEALAELSQHARLAVVTSSKRADFDLIHAERRIRGFLDFVLVREDYGRAKPHPEPYLMGLQRFGAARADTLVVEDSERGLRSAVAAGIDCAVVDNDFTRSGDFSGARYRIGTLSEVLDIVRGAG, encoded by the coding sequence GTGAAGAGGTACGTCCTGCTCGACCACGACGGCGTCCTCGTCGACACCGAGCACTGGTACTACGAGGCCGGGGCACACGCGCTGGCCGAGGCGGGCGTGACCCTGGACAAGGCGCGGTACCTCGGCGACATGACCCAGGGGCTCGGCACGTGGGACCAGGCCCGGGCGGCAGGCGTCGACGAGCAGACGATCGACCGGCTCCGCGCGGTGCGCGACGCCCGCTACCAGGAGCACCTGCGGACGCAGCCGATCGAGATCGACGGTGTCGTCGAGGCGCTCGCCGAGCTGTCCCAGCACGCCCGCCTGGCCGTCGTGACGAGCTCCAAGCGCGCGGACTTCGACCTCATCCACGCCGAGCGCCGGATCCGCGGGTTCCTGGACTTCGTCCTGGTGCGGGAGGACTACGGACGCGCCAAGCCGCACCCCGAGCCGTACCTCATGGGCCTGCAGCGTTTCGGTGCCGCCAGGGCCGACACGCTCGTCGTCGAGGACTCGGAGCGCGGGCTCCGGTCGGCGGTGGCGGCCGGGATCGACTGCGCGGTCGTGGACAACGACTTCACCCGCAGCGGTGACTTCTCGGGGGCGCGGTACCGGATCGGGACGCTGAGCGAGGTCCTCGACATCGTCCGGGGAGCAGGTTGA
- a CDS encoding endo-1,4-beta-xylanase: MTRPALATALAGLLCLAALGPAHPAAAAAEPALPPSGQTFEHYPAMKDVYEDHFSFGIFGAGEVDGLVYNYASYTPGNEMKPESTQRDKGVFTFDPAEAAFARYTTRNPDLAMYGHTLAWHSQTPTWMWDAPPARFDQPGTFDSAVALENLNTHIEAVLGHFGERLVAIDVVNEAVGTANPADWRGSLAKGEGWYQALGADWVELAFLKAAEVVDANGWDVKLVYNDFGLDSPAKARVVYEMVKDINARHADLRPGGKPLIEVIGMQGHYNLATDVTAVEENIRLFATLGNVEVNVTEMDIALPPGELTPENENNQGMKYAELFSVYRDYAAGPANTTSNPHVVTAVKLAGVRDVATGWKGGEFAMPYDYDGHAKLALLGILYPEQFLATHEYIDTSGGEERPPVPGVHVFDTSAGDSWSGANIVLGDDAEAWPWSTTDDGEVAFRPEPGATYRVTVNYTAKGTTAIRVRWVRDNTNGGYTSADGAAVNAHPYAAGEVATHIPAYFNSGMVNMGSYDLVTQITLDGDQPADGLIGNIGIRGGGGGNAFSVNTIKVEKVSDAGDEVLVTWPAAVVPPASAPAAPTAVSAVAGHGSATVSWTPPADDGGSPVTVSTVTAAPGGATCTTDGASCQVTGLTNGRAYTFTVVATNAAGDSEPSAVSVPVTPSVLPGTPREVSLTVSATAECVAGRPRVTVHVRNDERVPVLVAAATPWWSVSGRLLMPGASFERTWTAPGASVAAGNLRVTGATVVSWQPALTSYQAGHAGASCG; the protein is encoded by the coding sequence GTGACGCGGCCCGCACTCGCCACGGCGCTCGCGGGACTGCTCTGCCTCGCCGCGCTCGGACCCGCCCACCCGGCGGCCGCGGCCGCCGAGCCCGCGCTCCCGCCCAGCGGGCAGACGTTCGAGCACTACCCGGCGATGAAGGACGTCTACGAGGACCACTTCTCGTTCGGCATCTTCGGTGCCGGCGAGGTCGACGGCCTGGTCTACAACTACGCCTCCTACACGCCGGGCAACGAGATGAAGCCCGAGAGCACGCAGCGGGACAAGGGCGTCTTCACCTTCGACCCGGCCGAGGCGGCGTTCGCGCGGTACACGACCCGCAACCCCGACCTCGCCATGTACGGGCACACCCTGGCGTGGCACTCCCAGACGCCGACGTGGATGTGGGACGCGCCCCCCGCCCGGTTCGACCAGCCCGGCACGTTCGACAGCGCCGTGGCCCTGGAGAACCTCAACACCCACATCGAGGCCGTCCTCGGGCACTTCGGTGAGCGCCTGGTCGCGATCGACGTCGTGAACGAGGCCGTCGGCACCGCGAACCCGGCCGACTGGCGCGGCTCGCTGGCCAAGGGCGAGGGCTGGTACCAGGCGCTGGGCGCCGACTGGGTCGAGCTCGCGTTCCTCAAGGCGGCCGAGGTCGTCGACGCCAACGGCTGGGACGTCAAGCTCGTGTACAACGACTTCGGCCTGGACTCCCCGGCCAAGGCGCGCGTCGTCTACGAGATGGTCAAGGACATCAACGCGCGCCACGCCGACCTGCGCCCGGGTGGCAAGCCGCTCATCGAGGTCATCGGCATGCAGGGCCACTACAACCTGGCCACCGACGTGACGGCCGTCGAGGAGAACATCCGTCTCTTCGCGACCCTCGGCAACGTCGAGGTCAACGTGACCGAGATGGACATCGCCCTGCCGCCGGGCGAGCTGACGCCCGAGAACGAGAACAACCAGGGCATGAAGTACGCCGAGCTGTTCTCGGTCTACCGCGACTACGCCGCAGGCCCCGCCAACACGACGAGCAACCCCCACGTCGTCACCGCCGTGAAGCTCGCGGGCGTGCGGGACGTCGCCACCGGCTGGAAGGGCGGCGAGTTCGCCATGCCCTACGACTACGACGGCCACGCCAAGCTCGCGCTGCTCGGCATCCTGTACCCGGAGCAGTTCCTCGCGACGCACGAGTACATCGACACCTCCGGCGGCGAGGAGCGTCCGCCCGTGCCCGGCGTGCACGTGTTCGACACGTCGGCCGGCGACTCCTGGAGCGGCGCCAACATCGTCCTGGGCGACGACGCCGAGGCGTGGCCGTGGTCCACGACCGACGACGGCGAGGTGGCCTTCCGCCCCGAGCCGGGCGCGACCTACCGCGTGACCGTGAACTACACCGCCAAGGGCACGACGGCGATCCGCGTCCGCTGGGTCAGGGACAACACCAACGGCGGCTACACCAGCGCCGACGGGGCCGCGGTCAACGCCCACCCGTACGCCGCCGGCGAGGTCGCCACGCACATCCCCGCGTACTTCAACAGCGGCATGGTCAACATGGGCAGCTACGACCTGGTCACGCAGATCACGCTCGACGGCGACCAGCCCGCCGATGGCCTCATCGGCAACATCGGCATCCGCGGGGGCGGGGGCGGCAACGCGTTCTCGGTCAACACGATCAAGGTCGAGAAGGTCTCCGACGCCGGTGACGAGGTCCTGGTGACGTGGCCGGCCGCGGTCGTCCCGCCGGCGAGCGCCCCCGCGGCGCCGACGGCCGTCTCCGCGGTCGCCGGGCACGGCTCCGCGACGGTGTCCTGGACGCCCCCGGCCGACGACGGCGGCAGCCCCGTCACGGTGTCGACCGTCACCGCCGCACCGGGCGGCGCGACGTGCACGACAGACGGCGCGTCCTGCCAGGTCACGGGCCTGACGAACGGCCGGGCGTACACGTTCACGGTGGTCGCGACGAACGCGGCGGGCGACTCCGAGCCGTCCGCGGTGTCGGTGCCGGTCACACCGAGCGTGCTGCCGGGCACGCCGCGGGAGGTCTCGCTGACCGTGTCGGCCACCGCCGAGTGCGTCGCCGGCCGCCCGCGCGTCACCGTGCACGTCCGCAACGACGAGCGCGTGCCGGTGCTCGTCGCCGCGGCGACGCCCTGGTGGTCGGTCTCGGGCCGCCTGCTCATGCCGGGGGCGTCGTTCGAGCGGACCTGGACCGCGCCGGGTGCGAGCGTGGCCGCGGGGAACCTGCGGGTCACGGGTGCGACGGTGGTCAGCTGGCAGCCGGCGCTGACGAGCTACCAGGCCGGCCACGCGGGCGCCTCCTGCGGCTGA
- a CDS encoding RidA family protein, translating to MSTTVTRTNPTTLPAPLGAYSHVARAGDVVTIAGQVGMTADGDVPEDLAEQVRLTFENLRVALESEGLGLGSVMKFTTYLVSADDIPRFYAAREALFPTLYPEGDYPANTLLVIQRLVRPDLRVEIEAIAHA from the coding sequence ATGAGCACGACCGTGACGCGCACCAACCCGACGACGCTCCCCGCACCGCTCGGTGCCTACTCGCACGTGGCCCGCGCGGGGGACGTCGTGACGATCGCCGGCCAGGTCGGGATGACGGCGGACGGCGACGTCCCCGAGGACCTCGCCGAACAGGTGCGTCTGACGTTCGAGAACCTGCGGGTCGCCCTGGAGTCGGAGGGCCTGGGCCTGGGCAGCGTCATGAAGTTCACGACCTACCTGGTCTCCGCGGACGACATCCCCCGGTTCTACGCCGCCCGGGAGGCGCTGTTCCCGACGCTGTACCCGGAGGGTGACTACCCCGCGAACACGCTGCTCGTGATCCAGCGCCTCGTCCGGCCGGACCTGCGCGTCGAGATCGAGGCGATCGCCCACGCCTGA
- a CDS encoding ABC transporter permease, with the protein MTSPAAVLEAGPRPRWWGAGRHPTTAVAGALGLAAFAVLWWWGSERTRFIPPIGETLAAYPAFLASGIWGDIGASAVRVVLALATAVALGAVAAWVIVRGGFWARVVSRYVDLALGLPSVLVALLALMVFKRSEAGVFLVVAVACFPFVAISLRQGLAAMGHQLADMASVYRFGTVRSVRHVLLPHLVPYAMSSVRNEYAHAWRVVVLAEIFAVNSGVGHRFTQAFDRFLIDELVLWLITFIVLLLGSEYLVLRPLEKFALRWRGDRS; encoded by the coding sequence GTGACCTCCCCGGCAGCGGTCCTCGAGGCAGGGCCGCGGCCGCGGTGGTGGGGTGCCGGCCGGCACCCCACCACCGCGGTGGCCGGTGCACTCGGGCTGGCCGCGTTCGCGGTGCTGTGGTGGTGGGGGAGCGAGCGCACGAGGTTCATCCCGCCGATCGGTGAGACCCTCGCCGCCTACCCCGCCTTCCTGGCGTCCGGCATCTGGGGCGACATCGGGGCGAGCGCCGTCCGCGTGGTCCTGGCTCTGGCCACCGCGGTCGCCCTCGGGGCCGTGGCGGCGTGGGTGATCGTCCGCGGCGGGTTCTGGGCGCGCGTGGTGAGTCGTTACGTCGACCTGGCCCTCGGGCTGCCGAGCGTGCTGGTCGCGCTGCTCGCGCTCATGGTGTTCAAGCGCTCGGAGGCCGGGGTCTTCCTCGTCGTCGCCGTCGCCTGCTTCCCGTTCGTCGCGATCAGCCTGCGTCAGGGCCTCGCCGCGATGGGCCACCAGCTCGCCGACATGGCGTCGGTCTACCGGTTCGGGACGGTGCGCTCGGTCCGCCACGTGCTGCTCCCGCACCTCGTGCCCTACGCGATGTCCTCGGTGCGCAACGAGTACGCCCACGCCTGGCGCGTCGTCGTCCTCGCGGAGATCTTCGCGGTCAACAGCGGCGTGGGGCACCGGTTCACGCAGGCCTTCGACCGCTTCCTCATCGACGAGCTCGTCCTGTGGCTCATCACGTTCATCGTCCTGCTGCTCGGCTCGGAGTACCTCGTCCTCCGGCCTCTCGAGAAGTTCGCCCTGCGTTGGCGTGGAGACCGCTCATGA
- a CDS encoding DUF1989 domain-containing protein: MQYTKPSREDVIPARGHWAAELRAGELLRIEDLEGSQAVDLVCYDLTDLREKFWAAHTAKLNGTIYVSTGHVLYSDKARPMMTIVEDTVGVNDVICGSCSYALDVVRYGESQAARGCMENFEDAVRPWGLARSDIPMCFNIFLRYLVEPDGTVSIDHEPPSGPGDHMTLRAERDLLVAISNCPQENNPCTGFNPTPLRVSVHPGTP; the protein is encoded by the coding sequence ATGCAATATACCAAGCCGTCCCGCGAGGACGTGATCCCCGCGCGCGGCCACTGGGCGGCCGAGCTGCGCGCCGGTGAGCTGCTGCGCATCGAGGACCTCGAGGGCTCCCAGGCGGTCGACCTCGTCTGCTACGACCTCACGGACCTCCGCGAGAAGTTCTGGGCGGCCCACACCGCCAAGCTCAACGGCACGATCTACGTGAGCACCGGCCACGTCCTGTACTCCGACAAGGCCCGGCCGATGATGACGATCGTCGAGGACACCGTCGGTGTGAACGACGTGATCTGCGGCTCCTGCTCCTACGCGCTCGACGTCGTCCGCTACGGGGAGAGCCAGGCCGCGCGCGGCTGCATGGAGAACTTCGAGGACGCGGTCCGCCCGTGGGGTCTCGCCCGGTCCGACATCCCGATGTGCTTCAACATCTTCCTGCGCTACCTCGTCGAGCCCGACGGCACCGTCTCGATCGACCACGAGCCGCCGTCGGGGCCGGGCGACCACATGACCCTGCGGGCCGAGCGCGACCTCCTCGTCGCCATCTCCAACTGCCCCCAGGAGAACAACCCCTGCACGGGCTTCAACCCGACCCCCCTGAGGGTGTCCGTCCACCCCGGTACGCCCTGA
- a CDS encoding GntR family transcriptional regulator produces the protein MTRRTAHEAVREELRHAILSGELAPGTPLVLTDIAEQLGTSRTPVREAIRDLVGEGLVDFDAYRTAVVHTPTLAGARETYEIRIVLEEMATRSAVGSCTAADLERAEALCDAMDATTDVGEWTELNRQFHAVLMTTVESRLLRSMIGGLRDASAVQVALALRAGGLGMREANEEHRALLQAFRDRDPEAAVERQTEHLRSTLRAVEAYESTD, from the coding sequence TTGACGCGTCGTACGGCCCATGAGGCGGTCCGTGAGGAGCTCCGCCACGCGATCCTCAGCGGCGAGCTCGCGCCCGGCACCCCGCTGGTGCTGACGGACATCGCCGAACAGCTGGGGACCAGCCGGACGCCGGTGCGCGAGGCGATCCGTGACCTGGTCGGCGAGGGACTCGTGGACTTCGACGCCTACCGGACCGCCGTGGTCCACACCCCCACGCTCGCCGGGGCGCGCGAGACGTACGAGATCCGCATCGTGCTCGAGGAGATGGCGACCCGGTCGGCGGTCGGGAGCTGCACGGCTGCCGACCTCGAACGTGCCGAGGCGCTGTGCGACGCGATGGACGCCACCACCGACGTCGGCGAGTGGACGGAGCTCAACCGCCAGTTCCACGCCGTGCTCATGACGACGGTCGAGTCGCGGCTCCTGCGTTCGATGATCGGCGGCCTGCGGGACGCGTCCGCGGTCCAGGTCGCCCTGGCCCTGCGCGCCGGCGGTCTCGGGATGCGCGAGGCGAACGAGGAGCACCGGGCGCTGCTGCAGGCGTTCCGGGACCGTGACCCCGAGGCCGCAGTCGAGCGCCAGACGGAGCACCTGCGCTCCACCCTCCGCGCGGTCGAGGCCTACGAGTCGACCGACTGA
- a CDS encoding fumarylacetoacetate hydrolase family protein: MQLGHLATAAGPTLFAADASRWVDVPDALPGAPRTLDALVRADADWLPRIQHALATRGTPGFPDAPLAPAVTAPGMIVAIGLNYADHCREFGVEPPTAPVVFAKHPSSLAGHGADVVWDTTVTDAVDWEVELGVVIGAAARDVSPETALDHVFGYTIVNDVTARDIQKVEQQWVRSKSLDTFCPVGPVVVPAASVPDPQDLAVRARVNGVAMQDSSTKQMIFSVAEIISVLSRSFTLQPGDLIATGTPLGVGAFRTPPVRLADGDVMELEIEGIGTLVNTCRTTTGGTR, encoded by the coding sequence ATGCAGCTCGGACACCTCGCCACCGCAGCGGGGCCGACCCTCTTCGCCGCCGACGCCTCCCGCTGGGTCGACGTGCCCGACGCCCTGCCGGGCGCCCCGCGGACGCTGGACGCGCTCGTCCGCGCGGACGCGGACTGGCTCCCGCGCATCCAGCACGCCCTGGCGACCCGCGGGACTCCCGGCTTCCCGGACGCCCCCCTGGCACCGGCGGTCACCGCGCCCGGCATGATCGTGGCGATCGGCCTCAACTACGCCGACCACTGCCGCGAGTTCGGTGTCGAGCCGCCGACGGCACCGGTCGTGTTCGCCAAGCACCCGTCCAGCCTCGCCGGGCACGGTGCGGACGTCGTCTGGGACACGACCGTCACCGACGCCGTCGACTGGGAGGTCGAGCTCGGGGTCGTCATCGGCGCGGCGGCCCGTGACGTGTCGCCGGAGACGGCGCTCGACCACGTCTTCGGGTACACGATCGTCAATGACGTCACGGCGCGCGACATCCAGAAGGTCGAGCAGCAGTGGGTCCGGTCGAAGAGCCTCGACACCTTCTGCCCGGTCGGGCCGGTCGTCGTCCCGGCCGCCTCGGTCCCCGACCCGCAGGACCTCGCCGTCCGGGCGCGGGTGAACGGGGTCGCGATGCAGGACTCGAGCACGAAGCAGATGATCTTCTCGGTCGCGGAGATCATCTCGGTGCTGTCCCGCAGCTTCACGCTCCAGCCCGGTGACCTCATCGCGACGGGGACGCCGCTCGGCGTCGGCGCCTTCCGCACGCCGCCCGTGCGGCTGGCCGACGGTGACGTCATGGAGCTGGAGATCGAGGGGATCGGCACCCTCGTCAACACCTGCCGCACCACCACTGGAGGAACCCGATGA
- a CDS encoding ABC transporter substrate-binding protein yields MSSRLTRPGALGTAGLFLVAAALAACSGGSPEGAAAGPGTSEEDDLPVVRFQAFPADPAGVPVVVIQEMGLDEKHGFRAEVVEVDPDAAATNLLIGGADVAVEQDGVTMTLAQAQGYDTVVFYPSLNTMMSMVVREDSPYQTPEDLVGLKVGHFGVDSGTTTVIALMLKELYGIDFFTDYDLREAGPAALPELLASGEVEAIVDYEPLALRAVLDAPGRYVFEPAKAWADVNEGWSPYLTNLAASRAWLEENPETAKGVLAAWKEAVAEIEATDYELFAQEPYKEWIAAGSDEELEAFITYCADLPCYLDDFTQDDVEQLDDWLALMAENDLLIEEVAEQPIAVILEELLP; encoded by the coding sequence ATGAGCAGCAGACTGACCCGCCCGGGCGCACTCGGGACCGCCGGCCTGTTCCTGGTCGCCGCCGCCCTGGCGGCCTGCTCCGGCGGCTCGCCGGAGGGGGCGGCCGCGGGGCCGGGCACGAGCGAGGAGGACGACCTCCCCGTCGTCCGGTTCCAGGCGTTCCCGGCCGACCCGGCCGGCGTGCCCGTCGTCGTCATCCAGGAGATGGGCCTCGACGAGAAGCACGGCTTCCGCGCCGAGGTGGTCGAGGTCGACCCCGACGCCGCAGCGACGAACCTGCTCATCGGGGGTGCCGACGTGGCCGTCGAGCAGGACGGCGTGACGATGACCCTCGCCCAGGCTCAGGGCTACGACACCGTCGTCTTCTACCCGTCGCTCAACACGATGATGAGCATGGTCGTGCGGGAGGACTCGCCCTACCAGACGCCCGAGGACCTCGTCGGGCTGAAGGTCGGGCACTTCGGTGTCGACAGCGGCACCACCACCGTCATCGCGCTCATGCTCAAGGAGCTCTACGGCATCGACTTCTTCACCGACTACGACCTGCGCGAGGCAGGTCCGGCTGCCCTGCCCGAGCTGCTGGCGAGCGGCGAGGTCGAGGCGATCGTCGACTACGAGCCGCTCGCGCTCCGTGCGGTCCTCGACGCACCCGGCCGCTACGTCTTCGAGCCGGCGAAGGCCTGGGCCGACGTGAACGAAGGCTGGTCGCCGTACCTCACGAACCTCGCGGCGAGCCGTGCGTGGCTCGAGGAGAACCCGGAGACCGCCAAGGGTGTCCTCGCGGCCTGGAAGGAGGCCGTCGCGGAGATCGAGGCGACGGACTACGAGCTCTTCGCGCAGGAGCCGTACAAGGAGTGGATCGCCGCAGGCAGCGACGAGGAGCTCGAGGCCTTCATCACCTACTGCGCCGACCTGCCCTGCTACCTCGACGACTTCACGCAGGACGACGTCGAGCAGCTCGACGACTGGCTCGCGCTCATGGCGGAGAACGACCTCCTCATCGAGGAGGTCGCCGAGCAGCCGATCGCCGTCATCCTCGAGGAACTCCTGCCGTGA
- a CDS encoding ABC transporter permease, which produces MTVVAPPGAVTGIASPPRRGRRAGGPTGLPSLVALVLLAAAWELTAFLSGGWVPSIGAILGSLPGVVTDPATLSNAGITLYRIAIAFVGATVIGSVLGIAMGYNRIVEAFFRPIVVIALAVPDPVYVIFAILVLGTEESSGIVALTLAVVPFAVTVVHSGVRARDVQLDELARVYRFSPLQYVTQVLVRQVAPALLVAARTSFAFSWKIVVLVEAMSQPLGIGSQIYTAFRLLRYDDMVATALVFIVVMRVVDALLLGTAERRALAWTRR; this is translated from the coding sequence ATGACGGTCGTGGCGCCACCCGGGGCGGTGACCGGGATCGCCTCGCCACCCCGGCGCGGTCGCCGGGCCGGCGGCCCGACGGGCCTGCCGTCGCTCGTCGCGCTCGTCCTGCTCGCGGCGGCGTGGGAGCTCACGGCGTTCCTGTCGGGTGGCTGGGTGCCGTCGATCGGGGCGATCCTCGGCTCGCTGCCCGGCGTCGTCACCGACCCCGCGACGCTGAGCAACGCCGGGATCACGCTCTACCGGATCGCGATCGCGTTCGTGGGTGCGACCGTCATCGGCTCCGTGCTCGGCATCGCGATGGGCTACAACCGCATCGTCGAGGCGTTCTTCCGGCCGATCGTGGTCATCGCGCTCGCCGTCCCGGACCCGGTCTACGTCATCTTCGCGATCCTCGTGCTGGGCACCGAGGAGTCCTCGGGGATCGTCGCGCTGACGCTCGCGGTCGTGCCGTTCGCGGTGACCGTCGTGCACAGCGGCGTCCGGGCGCGCGACGTGCAGCTCGACGAGCTGGCCCGCGTCTACCGGTTCTCGCCGCTGCAGTACGTCACGCAGGTCCTCGTGCGGCAGGTGGCACCGGCGCTGCTCGTCGCGGCGCGGACGTCGTTCGCCTTCAGCTGGAAGATCGTCGTCCTCGTCGAGGCCATGAGCCAGCCGCTCGGCATCGGGTCGCAGATCTACACCGCCTTCCGGCTCCTGCGCTACGACGACATGGTCGCCACCGCCCTCGTGTTCATCGTCGTCATGCGGGTGGTCGACGCGCTGCTGCTGGGGACGGCCGAACGCCGCGCCCTGGCCTGGACGAGACGCTGA